The region GCTCGAGGCCAAGGTCGAGGCCACCGTCGACGTGAGCTCGATCGACACCAATGATGAGGGACGCGACACCCACCTGCGCTCGGCCGACTTCTTCGACACCGAGAACTTCCCGACCATGGAGTTCGTGTCGACCGGTGCCCGCGTCGACGGCGGCGACTTCTATGTCGATGGCGACCTCACCATCCGCGGCATCACGAAGCCGGTCAGCTTCGAGTTCGACTTCGGCGGCTTCGGCGCCGACCCGTGGGGCAACTACAAGGCAGGCGCGTCGGCCAAGACCGTCATCAACCGCGAGGACTTCGGCCTGACCTGGAACGCCGCTCTCGAGACCGGCGGCGTGCTCGTCGGCAAGGAGATCACGATCAACCTCGACCTGCAGGGTGCCCTGCAGGCCTGAGACATCCGGCCCAGGACCCGGGGGCTCGAGTCGCTGCCTGCGACTCAGGCCTCCGGGTTCAGTGCGTCATAGGCGCGGAAGCGCGGGGTGAGGCGCGCGATCATCGCGGCGAGGCCGATCACGAGCAGCCCGCCCAGCAGCGGCGGGAACCACAGAGTGGTGATGGTGGCCAGCGCACCCGCGTACAGGGCGCCCAGTCGCGGACCTCCGGCGACGACGATGATGAACACGCCCTGCAGGCGTCCGCGCATCGCGTCGGGCACAGCCGCCTGCATCATCGTGTTGCGGTAGATCGAGCTGATGTTGTCGGCGGCGCCTGAAAGGGCGAGCGCCACGCACGCGCCGACGATGAGCGGCACATCGGGGGTGTGCTCGGATGCCGGCGGCAGGAATGCCCCGATCAGCACGATCGCTCCGAAGAGAGCTATCGTCGCGCCGTACGCCTGGACCGCACGGGCGATGCCGGCGCCGTGCCAGCGGTACTGGACGATGCGCCCCGAGAACAGGCTCGACACGAAGGTCCCGACGGCGACCGATGCCGTGAGCAGGCCGGTCGTCACCGCGCCTCCGCCGAGAAGGACCGTGCCGAGGGCGGGGTAGAGGGCGAGAGGGTTGCCGAACGTCATCGCCGCGATGTCGAGCAGGTACTGGGCGCGGATGTTCCCGGCACGGCGCAGGAAGCGCCAGCCGTCGACGAGCGATGCCAGACCAGGACGCACGACGGCGCCCTCGGGCAGCAGTGCGGGCAGGGTCCAGAGGCCCAGGAACATGCACAGCATGAGGATCACGTCGATCGTGTAGGTCCACCCGAATCCGGTGAGCGCCACCAGCATCCCGGCCACGGCGGGGCCCACCATGACCGTGAGTCCGAAGGCGACGCCGTTGAGCGCGGACGCTGCGGCGAGCTGAGTGAGCGGGATCAGCCGCGGCACGATGGCGGTCCGCGTGGCCATTCCGACCGAGTTCGCGGCGGCGATGATCATGCTGAGCCCGTACAGCCACCAGATCGTCTCGGTTCCGGTCCAGGTCAGCACCGTGAGAAGGGCGGTCGCCGCGAAGGCGATCGTCGCCGCGATCAGCGCGACGCGGCGCCGGTCGAACGCGTCGGCCAGCATGCCCCCGTAGAGTCCGGCGAGGACCATCGGCACGAGTCCCGCGACGGCGATCATCGAGACGGCGAACGTGCTGCCGGTCAGCTCGAAGACGTGCAGCATGACGGTGACGATGGTCAGCTGTCCGCCGATGCCGGCCAGCGCCGAGCCGATCCACATGCGGGCGAATGCGGGGCTGGTCCTGAGGGGAGTGAGATCGATCAGATGAGCGCGGGAGAACTGCACTCACCGAGGCTATCGGTGCGCGTTCCATGCGGCTGGATGCTGTAAGCTGTTCAGGTTGCCGTTTGATCGGCCGCGGATAAAGAGAGCCCACGCATTCGGCGTCGGGCACCGCGCAACAAGCAGAGAGGGGATCGAATCTATGGCACTGGAAGCAGACGTCAAGAAGGCGATCATCGAAGAGTACGCGACGCACCCCGGTGACACCGGATCCCCCGAGGTGCAGGTCGCAATGCTGACGCAGCGCATCAAGGACCTCACCGAGCACCTCAAGGAGCACAAGCACGACCACCACTCGCGTCGTGGTCTGTTCCTGCTCGTCGGTCAGCGCCGTCGCCTGCTGGGTTACCTGCAGGACGTCGACATCAACCGTTACCGCTCGCTCATCGAGCGCCTCGGTCTTCGTCGGTAATCGACCAGCGTTCAATCGCGCAGAACATTCTTGGAGAGCCGCCCACGGTGTGGGCGGCTCTCGTCATATGTGCGGGCGCCTGCCCCTCGAAAGGGGCAGGCGCCCGCCGCAGGCTCAGAGCCCGACGACCTGCAGTCCGTCCGCGACCACTCGTCCGTCGTGGATGACCGTGCGGTCGTCGCCTCGATCCATCACCGCGCTGGTGGGCGTCTCGCCGTCTACCAGCAGCAGATCGGCGCGGTCGCCGACCGCCGCACCCGGTCGCTCACCGGGGCCGGTGGGGCGGGGTGAGTCGTGCGACATGATGCTCGCGCCGCCCATCGTGCCGACGGCGAGGGCCAGTTCGATCAGGTCATCGCGACGGAAGCCGTTGACGAAGGCGAGCTGCCATGTGCGATCCAGCATGTCGCAGTTGCCGTACGGGCTCCAATAGTCACGCTGGCCGTCCTCGCCGAGGCCGACGCGCACGCCCGCTTCGACGAGCTGTACGAGGGAGAGGTGGTTGCTCGTCGACGGGGCGACGGTGGCCATCGAGATGTCGAGCTCGGCGAACGTGTCGATCAGCCGGCGGCTGGTCGCCTCGTCGACAGCGCCCAGGTCATACGCGTGCGACATCGTGACCTTGCCCTGCATGCCCAGGGCGCGGGTGCGCTCGATCACGAGGTCCGTGCTGAACACCCCGAGATGGCCGGGCTCATGAAGATGGATGTCGACCTCGACCTGGTACTTCTCTGCGAGGCCGAACACGATGTCGAGATGCCTGGCGGGATCGCGGTCGAGCATCGACGGGTCGATGCCGCCCATCACCTGCCTTACGATGGTCGGAGGCCGGGTGGTGATGCGCGACGGTCTGATCGACGGCATCGACCTCGAGACCGTGCGCGCCGACACGCAGGCTCTGTTCGCGAAGATGCGGGCCGCCTACCCGCGTCGCGCGTACCGGCAGGGCACCGTCGATGAGCTGTTCCCGCCGGTGTTCCCCGTGCGCGAGCAGGTGTGACGCCGCCGGATCGGGGCGACGAGTCGGAGCAGGCGGGAGAAGGAGACACCAGATGAGTCTGATGGCGACGAGTGCTGACGGATCCGCCGTCGCGGATCGCGTGTATCGCGACCTCCTTCGCACGATCATCCAGGGCGAGCTCAAACCCGGCGAATGGCTCAAGGAGCGCGAGCTCTCCGAGCGGTTCAACGTGTCTCGCGTGCCTGTCAGGCAGGCGCTGCAGCGGCTCGAGGGTGAGGGCTTCGTGCTGATGTCCCGCCATCGCGGTGCGACCCTCACTCCCATCACCCGCGGCGACGTCGAGGAGATCTTCGACGCGCGGCTGTGCATCGAGCCGTACGCGGCGCGCCGGGCGGCTCAGCGTGTGGGCGGCGGCCTCGACAGCGCCGACCGCCTGCGTGAGATCTTCGACGCGGTTCACCCGGCCGCCGGAGGCGTCAGCGAGTCGAGCCTCGCCTTTCACCTCGAGATCGTGCGTCTCTCAGGCAACCGCATCCTCGAGCGCAGTCTGCGGCCGATGCTGGGGCGCATGGACTGGATCTTCCACGTCGCTCAGACCACCATGGCCAGCGAGCACGCCGAGGATCACCGGCAGATCCTGGCGTCCATCGTCGCGGGGCGGGGAGAGGTCGCGGCGGCCCAGTCGTACGCGCATCTCGATCAGGCCAGGGGTCAGATCCTCGACGCGCTCGCCGTTGAGCTGGCCTGGGACTGAGCCGGCCTCAGGCGGTTTCCGCGGCCGCTCCGATGAGCTCGGCGTGATGGATGGCTGCGACGTCGGGGTGCGCACGAAGGCGCGACTTGAGGGCGTTCTCGCCGTAGAGACTGTGGATCGGGTTCCCGGGATCCTGCGTGACGCCGCGCGCGTGCACGGCGAGCTCAGCGGGAAGCTCGATCAGGGGCAGTTGGGTGTCGAGTGCCGGGTTGAAGAAGAACGGGATCGACAGGCGGTCGTGCGGTGCGCGCGGAGACACCACGCGGTGGTTGGTCGCCTTGAGATAGCCGTTCGTCGCATACTCGAGCAGCTCGCCGATGTTCACCACGAAAGCGCCATCCACGGGCGGGGCGTCGACCCACTCGCCGTCGCGCTCGACCTGAAGCCCGCCGCGGCCGGGCTCGACCCAGAGCAGGGTGAGCACACCGCTGTCCTTGTGCGCGCCGACGCCCTGCTGGGGCAGTGGATCGTTCGTTCCGGGGTAGCGCACGATCTTGATCAGGGTGGAGGGCTCACCGAAGTGGTCGTCGAAATACGACTCCTCGGCACCCAGCGCGAGTGCCCAGGCGCGAAGCAGCCGGCGGGAGATCGCTGACAGGGCCGCGTGCCACTCTGCGACGATCTCACGCAGTTCCGGCTGGGCTTCCGGCCAGAGGTTGGGCCCGATGAGCCGGTTGAACGCGGGGCCGCCTTCGACGGCGTCGCGCTCCGGCCCGATGTCGATCTGCTCTCGCCAGTCGACGGCGCCCTTGGTGCGCTCGCCGCCGACGCGCGTGTACCCGCGGAAGTGCGGGCTCTTGATGTTCTCGATCGCGAGCTTGTCGTCGTCGGGCAGGGCGAAGAAGTCTCGCGCGGCTCGGTGCAGTCGGTGCTCGAGTTCGCTCGGGATGCCTGTCCCCGTGAGGTAGAAGAAGCCGACATCACGGGTGGCGGCGCGCAGGTCGGCGCGGAAGCGTGCTGCGGCTTCGTCGCCGGCATCCAGCTGGGAGAGGTCGAGGACGGGAAGGTTCAGCTCGGTCATGGGTCGACGGTAGAGCGCACCGCCATGACGGTGCAGGAATGTTGCCTTGTCTTACCTGATGACAGCGGTCAGCGACTGCGCCTCGACCCGGTCGGGTCGTTGCGGTGGTCGCCGCCGGCGGTGAGCTCGGCGTCGCGGAACATCCATCGGGGGCGCGGCTCGATCAGCGGGCGGAAGAGCCTGCGTACCGGCTTCGACGACAGTGCGAAGGCGATGCCGACGGAGATGACGATGATGAGCGGAAGCCAGATCCACGTCGGGTCGAGACCGCGCAGAACGCCCGATTCCCGGAAGGGGTACAGCACGAAGGAATGCAGCAGATAGACGTACATCGTGTACTGGCCGAGCGTCGTCCACCGCTGCTGCCTGCGAGGCAGGAGCGCGAAGAAGCTGGCGCTGAGCAGGATCGCGAGCGCGATCAGCCCGAGCCGGATGCCGCCGGCCCACCACTGCTCGCCTGCGAGATCGGCGTAGGAGTCGTCGTAGAAGAGCCAGTGCCGCAGATCGATCGCCACCCAGACGTCGAGCCAGCGCCAGCACGCGAACCCCCAGGCGGCGAGCAGGGTCACCGCGACCGCTCGCACCCACCAGGGCCGGTTCTCGATCAGGTTCAGACGCCGTACGACATCGCGTTCTCGGAGCCACCAGCCGAGGGTGAAGAAGAACATCAGCCCGAGCGTGCGCGAGAGGGAGAACGTGCTGTCGATGTTGGTGAGGTAGCCGACGCCGATCGAGATCGCCAGCGCCCAGGCGAGCGGCCAGCGCAGCAGCGCCAGATAGGGGAGGACGAGGCGGAAGATGCCGAGCGCGATGAGGAACCACAGTGTCCAGGACGGCTGAGTGAGGTTCGGGTCCGCCCGGCCCTCGACCAGCCACTTCGTCAGCGTCCACAGTCCTTCGAAGATCACGTACGGCACGAGGATGTCGGTGATCACGCGGGCCATCTGCCGCCTGGTGGGGCTGCCGGCCTTCGAGAAGTAGCCGGAGATGATGGCGAACGCCGGCATGTGGAAGGCGTACACCCAGAGGTAGAAGGCATACGACACGCCGGAGTCGTAGATGAGTCGCTGCGTGCCGTGGCCGATCACGACCAGCACGATGCATGCGAAGCGGGCGTTGTCCCAGAAGGGAACCCGACGACGGGGGCGGCCGATCGTGCCGGTGGAGGTCGTCACGGGCGGATGCTGATCGGCACTGCTCATGGGTCGAGGCTAGCGGCTGCGGATATGCGGGAATACTGTTGCGGCTTCGGCGTTTCACCAAGTACATTCAAATGAATAGAACGGAAGCCCCAGGGCATCCGGAGCGGAGAGAGAACAGTGAACGAGCAGACCGCCGTGCAGTTCGGCATCATGTCCGTCAGCGACATCACGCAGGACCCGACCACCGGCGTCACGCCGAGCGAGGCCGAGCGCATCAAGGCGACCGCGACGATCGCCAAGCACGCCGAAGAGGTCGGACTCGACGTCTTCGCCATCGGCGAGCACCACAATCCGCCGTTCTGGTCGTCGAGCCCCACGACCTTCCTCGCGCACGTCGCCGCCCAGACCGAGCGTCTCATCGTCTCGACCTCGACGACGCTGATCACGACCAACGACCCTGTGCGCATCGCCGAGGAGTACGCGATGCTGCAGCACGTCTCGGACGGACGCATGGACCTCATGCTCGGACGCGGCAACACCGGCCCGGTCTATCCCTGGTTCGGAAAGGACATCCGGCAGGGACTGCCGCTCGCCATCGAGAACTACGCCCTGCTGCGCAAGCTGTGGGATGAGGACGTCGTCGACTGGGAGGGGAAGTTCCGCACTTCGCTGCAGGGCTTCACCGCGACCCCGCGCCCGCTCGACGGCGTGGCGCCGTTCGTCTGGCACGGTTCCATTCGCACCCCCGAGATCGCCGAGCAGGCGGCCTACTACGGCGACGGCTTCTTCGCGAACAACATCTTCTGGCCCAAGGAGCACTACCAGCGCCTGATCGAGCTGTACCGTCAGCGCTTCGCGCACTACGGTCACGGCACGCCGGAGCAGGCCATCGTCGGAATCGGCGGACAGGTGTTCATGGCGGCCAGCTCGCAGGACGCCGTGACGCAGTTCCGCCCGTACTTCGACAACGCGCCGGTCTACGGCCACGGACCGAGCATGGAGGACTTCGCCGAGATGACCCCGCTGACCGTCGGTTCGCCGCAGCAGGTCATCGACCGCTACGCGTCGATGCGCGACACCTTCGGTGACTTCCAGCGGCAGCTGTTCCTGATCGACCACGCGGGTCTTCCGCTGAAGACGGTGCTCGAGCAGCTCGACATCCTGGGTGGCGAGGTGGTTCCCGTGCTTCGCCGGGAGCTGGCGAAGAACCGTCCGGAGACGGTTCCGGATGCCCCGACCCACGCCGCACGGGTCAAGGCGGTCTATGGCGATGGTCCGGCCAGGCAGGCCCGTCCGTCGGCGAACCGCGGAGACAACCTCACGGCCGGTTCCCCGTACCAGGACGCGCCGGCCCCTGCCGGTGCAGCATTCGGCCTGAGCCGGAAGGGAGCCTGACATGAGCGAGCGTCGCATCGCCGTAATCTCCGCCGGCCTGTCGAACCCCTCGTCGACTCGGATGCTGGCCGACCGACTCGCGGCGGAGACCGCCAAGGCATTGCGCGAGCGTGACATCGACGTGAAGGTCGACGTGATCGAGCTGCGCGATCTGGCGCACGACATCACCAACAACCTGCTCACCGGCTTCGCTCCGGCACCGCTGGAAGAGGCGATCAACCGCGTCGTCTCGGCAGACGCCGTGATCGCCGTCACGCCGATCTTCTCGACGAGCTATTCGGGACTGTTCAAGTCGTTCATCGATGTGCTCGACCCGGACGCGCTCACCGGCAAGCCGGTGCTGATCGGGGCGAACGCCGGAACCGCCCGGCACTCTCTCGCCATCGACTACGCGATCCGGCCGCTGTTCACCTACCTGCACGCCGAGCCCGTCTCGACCGGGGTGTTCGCGGCTTCCAGCGACTGGGGCGCGAACGCCGACGAGGTCGCGCCGCTGAGCTCCCGCGTCGAGCGCGGCGCACGGGAGCTGGCTGAGGCGGTCGCGCGCCGTGAGCCGACGGGCAGCACCGACCCCTTCGATCCGGCGAATTACCTGGGTGAGGGCCGCTCGTTCGGACATCTGCTCGGCGGCCTCGCCGGCGAGTGAGCCCACGAGGGCTGCGACGACGAAGGGCTGCGACATGACGTCGCAGCCCTTCATCGTGGATGGGGGAAGCCCCGCTCAACCGCTCTTGCGACGGAACTCGCGCTTCATCTGCGGCGCGTGCGTGGCGTGCACGGCGGAGTCGCCGTCCAGGTGCGCCTCGCCGCCCCTGCTCTGCGCGTTCTTCTTGTCGAGCGCTTCCTTGAACTTGCGCTTCATCTCCTCAGAAGAGACTGCCTTGTCTTCGCTCATGCCCGTCAGCCTAGCCGCTGCGGCGGACGGAACGGGAGGAGCGACTCCGCCGCGTCGTGACCGCGTCGACCAGCATCCCGAGTCCGACCGCGACGGCCACCGAGACGACGATCGCCGGTACAGGACCACCCGGCACGATGCTGGCGACGATCGCGCCGACGACGGCCTGGTAGACGGCCCAGCCGGTCGCGGCGATCGCAGCAAGACACAGGTACCGCCCGGGTCTCACCCCGGATGCCCCGGCCACGACGTTCACCGCCAGGCGCGCGAACGGCACGAAGCGCGCCGTGAAGAGGACGGTGGCTGTTCCCTGCCGCAGTCGTCGCCTCGCCCAGGCGAACGCGGTCTGCACTCGGGCGGTGCGCATCCACGGCCAGCGGTCTGTGCCCACGAGCCGCCCGATCAGGTAGCAGCAGGCGTCGCCGCACCATGCGGCCGCAGACGCCACCACGATCACCGCTCCGAGGGGAGCGGAACCGTGCACGGCAGCCGCCGCACCCATCGCGGTCACAGCGATCTCACCCGGCACCACGACGAGAAATGCGTCGCCGAGCACAAGCAGAGCCATGGCCGCGAGCCCCCACGGGCCGGTCAGCATCTCGAGCAGCGCGTCGGACGTCACAGCCGAAGTCTCGTCGCCGGCGGTGAACGGCGACCATCCGGCGGATGGCCGGTGACGGGCATCCGTGCATCGGGTGAACTCTTCTCGCGCATCCTCCGACACGTGCTCCGCGCCAGGGTCAGCGGGCCATCCTGGCCTGGTGAGAGTAGCGATCGTGACCGAGTCCTTCCTCCCGCACATGAACGGCGTCACCGGATCCGTGCTGCAGATCCTGCGACACCTCGACCGCTCAGGACACCAGGCGCATGTGATCGCGCCCGCGGCGCCCGACGCGCCCATGCGCACAGGAGCAGCACGCATAGAGACGGTCGCGTCGGTGCCGCTGCCCGGCTATCGGAACGTCCGGGTCGGTGTGGCATCGACACGACAGGTGCGGGAGGGGCTGCGACGATTCCAGCCAGACGTCGTGCATCTCGCCTCGCCCTTCGCCCTCGGGTGGAGGGGTGCGCTCGCGGCGGGCGGCCTCGACCTGCCGGTCGTCGCCGCCTACCAGACCGATGTGGCGGCCTACGCCGCCCGGTACGGCGTCAAGATGACCGCAGCGCTCGCAGAACAGCACCTCGCCCGGCTGCATCGTCGCGCGACGCTCACCCTCGTCCCTTCGGCGGAGTCCGAGGACCAGCTCGCCCGCCTCGGCATAGATCGGCTGCGTCGCTGGGGCAGGGGAGTGGACGCCGAGCTCTTCCACCCCGCAGCCCGCGACGAGAACGGTGAGCAGCGCAATCCCGGCGACGTGACGGTGGGGTATGTCGGCCGGCTCGCACCCGAGAAACAGGTCGAGGACCTCCGCGTGCTGAGCGGGATGCCCGGTGTCCGTCTCGTCATCGTGGGCGACGGACCGTCCCGTTCGCGGCTGGAGGCGCTTCTGCCCGACGCGACGTTCCTCGGGCACCTGTCGGGGGCCACTCTCTCGAGAGCGATGGCGTCGTTCGACATCTTCGTGCATCCGGGGGAGAGCGAGACCTTCGGGCAGACCCTTCAGGAGGCGCATGCCTGCGGCATCCCGGTGATTGCGACGGGACGCGGCGGACCCGTCGATCTGGTCCGCGCGGGAGTCGATGGCTGGCTCTACCGGCCGGGGGACCTCGACGACCTGCGCATGCGGGTGCTCGATCTCGCGGGCGATGCCCGCAGGCGTCGGGCATTCGGTCGAGCCGGAAGAGAGGCCGTCGAGGGGCGGTCCTGGTCGGCCGTGTGCGAGCAGCTGCTCGGGCACTACGAGGAATCGACCGCCTTGCATGCTCTCGATCGATCGCTGCGCGCCCCGCGGGCGCGGCGGCCCGAGCTCGTCGAGCCGGTCCGCGGCCGGCGCTGGGAGCGCTACGTCGCGCTGGGTGACTCGCTCACCGAAGGACTGTGCGACCCGGCGCCGGACGGCGGGGAGCGGGGGTGGGCCGATCGGCTCGCGCTCCTGCTGGCCGCACGCGGTGGTATCGGCTACGCGAACCTCGCGGTGCGCTCTCGCCGCGTGGCCGACGTCTGCGGCCCCCAGCTGCGGCGTGCGCTCGAGCTGCGGCCCGACCTGGTCTCGGTGTTCATCGGCGCCAATGACCTCGTGCTCGTACGCGCCGACGTCGACGCGCTGGTGGCCCAGCTCGAGACGGCCGTCGTCCTGCTGCGCGAGAGCGGCGCCGATGTCGTGCTGGTCACCCCGTTCCTGCCCCGCCGTGCCGCATCCGCGGTCTACGTCCGCCGCTTCGCCGCCTTCGCCGCAGCGCTCGCCGCGGTGGCAGAGCGCACCGGGGCGATTCTCGTCGACGCCGACCGCCACCCGGGGCTCGGGGCGAGGGAGAACTGGGCCGACGATCTCGTGCACCTGTCGAGCCGCGGGCACCGTCTGCTCGCCTACCTCGTCGCCCAATGTCTCGGCGTGCCCCACGCCGAGACACTGGGCGAGCTGGATGCGGCTCTTCACGAACACGAGCGGATCACCCGTGGCCTGTGGTGGCGTCGCCATGCGCTGCCGTGGATCTGGCGGCGTCTGCGCGGACGCACGGCGGGCGACGGCCGCGTGGCCAAGCACGACGACTATGTGGTCCTCGACCGCAATGGCGCGCCGGAGCCCGGCATCCAGGCTGTCCGGCGACACGCCGGCTGATAGGATCAGCGGTGGTGCAGTCTGCGCCGCACAACTGAACAAGGTACGGAGCGGTCGGCTGAGAAGCTGGTCCCCTGTGGTGGATTCCTCGTCGCGCACGGCGCCGGGTGGTCTTCTACTGGTGGCCAGCGCTTGCGAGATTCGCGGGATGCCCGCGCGCTTATATCTGCCCGCATCCGCTCCTTCGCGAGAACTCGCGCGCCACACGGGTGCGCGAGCCTAAACAAAGAAGGAGAGACCTCTTGGAAGGTCCTGAAATCACCGCCACCGAGGCCGTTCTCGACAACGGCCGCTTCGGCACCCGCACCGTCCGCTTCGAGACCGGACGCCTCGCCCAGCAGGCGCAGGGCTCGGTCGCGGCCTACCTCGACGACGAGACCATGCTCCTGTCGGCCACCAGCGCAGGCAAGCACCCGCGCGAAGGGTTCGACTTCTTCCCGCTGACGGTCGACGTCGAGGAGCGCTCGTACGCCGCCGGAAAGATCCCCGGCTCGTTCTTCCGCCGCGAGGGCCGCCCCTCGACCGAGGCGATCCTCGTCTGCCGTCTGATCGACCGTCCACTGCGCCCGTCGTTCGTCGACGGCCTGCGCAACGAGGTCCAGATCGTCATCACCGTGCTGTCGATCGCCCCGGGCGAGTACTACGACGCTCTGGCGATCAACGCGGCCTCCGCCTCGACCCAGATCTCGGGTCTGCCGTTCTCGGGCCCGATCGCCGGCGTCCGCCTGGCCTTCATCCCCGGTCACGGCGAGCACGCCGACCAGTGGGTCGCGTTCCCGACCGCGGAGCAGGTCTCCGAGGCCGTGTTCGACCTGATCGTCGCCGGTCGCGTCGTGACCAAGGCCGACGGCACCGAAGACGTCGCGATCATGATGGTCGAGGCAGAGGCGACCGAGGGCAGCTGGAACCTGATCAAGGCCGGCGCCACCAAGCCGAACGAGGACGTCGTGGCCGCGGGCCTCGAGGCCTCGAAGCCGTTCATCGCGCAGCTCGTGAAGGCTCAGGCCGAACTGGCAGCGACCGCCTCGAAGGAGCCGGGCGTCTACCCGGTCTTCCCGGCATACAGCAGCGAGGTCTACGACTTCGTGGCCGGCCGTGCGTACGACGAGCTCGTCGGCGTCTACCAGATCGCCGACAAGCAGGAGCGCCAGAGCGCCGATGACGCGATCAAGGACCGCGTCAAGGCGGAGCTCATCGAGGCGACCGAGGCGGGCGACCTGCCCGCGGCGGCCCCGCTGGAGTTCTCGGCGGCGTACAAGTCGGTCACCAAGAAGATCGTGCGCGGACGCATCCTCACCGATGGTGTGCGCATCGACGGCCGCGGCCTGGCGGACATCCGTCCGCTCGACGCAGAGGTGCAGGTCATCCCGCGTGTGCACGGCTCGGCGATCTTCCAGCGCGGCGAGACCCAGATCATGGGCGTCACCACGCTGAACATGCTCAAGATGGAGCAGCAGATCGACTCGCTGTCGCCCACGACGAGCAAGCGCTACATGCACCACTACAACTTCCCGCCCTACTCGACCGGTGAGACCGGCCGGGTGGGCTCGCCGAAGCGACGCGAGATCGGGCACGGCTTCCTCGCCGAGCGCGCCCTCGTGCCGGTGCTGCCCAGCCGCGAGGAGTTCCCCTACGCGATCCGTCAGGTCTCCGAGGCGCTGAGCTCGAACGGCTCCACCTCGATGGGCTCCGTCTGCGCGTCGACCCTCTCGCTGCTGAACGCCGGTGTGCCGCTGCGCGCACCTGTCGCGGGCATCGCGATGGGCCTCGTGTCCGACGAGGTCGACGGTGAGACCCGCTACGCGGCGCTCACCGACATCCTCGGTGCCGAGGACGCCCTCGGCGACATGGACTTCAAGGTCGCCGGGACCAGCGAGTTCGTGACGGCGATCCAGCTCGACACCAAGCTCGACGGCATCCCGTCGTCGGTGCTGGCCGGTGCGCTGACGCAGGCGCGCGACGCCCGCCTGACGATCCTCAACGTGCTGAACGCCGCGATCGACGCCCCCGACGAGATGGCGCCCACCGCGCCGCGCGTCATCAGCGTCCAGATCCCGGTCGACAAGATCGGCGAGCTGATCGGCCCCAAGGGCAAGACGATCAATGCGATCCAGGACGAGACCGGTGCGCAGATCTCCATCGAGGAGGACGGCACCGTCTACATCGGCGCGACCGACGGCCCCTCGGCCGAGGCCGCCCGCGCCCAGGTGAACGCGATCGCCAACCCCACCAACCCTGAGGTCGGCGAGCAGTTCCTCGGCACCGTCGTGAAGATCGCCACCTTCGGCGCCTTCGTCTCGCTGCTGCCAGGCAAGGACGGCCTGCTGCATGTCACCGAGGTGCGCAAGCTGGCTGG is a window of Microbacterium esteraromaticum DNA encoding:
- a CDS encoding YceI family protein, with protein sequence MSIEIPGYRPGTWVLDPSHSEVTFSVRHMMISKVRGSFGIKNATLIAPENPLEAKVEATVDVSSIDTNDEGRDTHLRSADFFDTENFPTMEFVSTGARVDGGDFYVDGDLTIRGITKPVSFEFDFGGFGADPWGNYKAGASAKTVINREDFGLTWNAALETGGVLVGKEITINLDLQGALQA
- a CDS encoding MFS transporter codes for the protein MWIGSALAGIGGQLTIVTVMLHVFELTGSTFAVSMIAVAGLVPMVLAGLYGGMLADAFDRRRVALIAATIAFAATALLTVLTWTGTETIWWLYGLSMIIAAANSVGMATRTAIVPRLIPLTQLAAASALNGVAFGLTVMVGPAVAGMLVALTGFGWTYTIDVILMLCMFLGLWTLPALLPEGAVVRPGLASLVDGWRFLRRAGNIRAQYLLDIAAMTFGNPLALYPALGTVLLGGGAVTTGLLTASVAVGTFVSSLFSGRIVQYRWHGAGIARAVQAYGATIALFGAIVLIGAFLPPASEHTPDVPLIVGACVALALSGAADNISSIYRNTMMQAAVPDAMRGRLQGVFIIVVAGGPRLGALYAGALATITTLWFPPLLGGLLVIGLAAMIARLTPRFRAYDALNPEA
- the rpsO gene encoding 30S ribosomal protein S15; translated protein: MALEADVKKAIIEEYATHPGDTGSPEVQVAMLTQRIKDLTEHLKEHKHDHHSRRGLFLLVGQRRRLLGYLQDVDINRYRSLIERLGLRR
- a CDS encoding GntR family transcriptional regulator, coding for MSLMATSADGSAVADRVYRDLLRTIIQGELKPGEWLKERELSERFNVSRVPVRQALQRLEGEGFVLMSRHRGATLTPITRGDVEEIFDARLCIEPYAARRAAQRVGGGLDSADRLREIFDAVHPAAGGVSESSLAFHLEIVRLSGNRILERSLRPMLGRMDWIFHVAQTTMASEHAEDHRQILASIVAGRGEVAAAQSYAHLDQARGQILDALAVELAWD
- a CDS encoding isopenicillin N synthase family dioxygenase, whose product is MTELNLPVLDLSQLDAGDEAAARFRADLRAATRDVGFFYLTGTGIPSELEHRLHRAARDFFALPDDDKLAIENIKSPHFRGYTRVGGERTKGAVDWREQIDIGPERDAVEGGPAFNRLIGPNLWPEAQPELREIVAEWHAALSAISRRLLRAWALALGAEESYFDDHFGEPSTLIKIVRYPGTNDPLPQQGVGAHKDSGVLTLLWVEPGRGGLQVERDGEWVDAPPVDGAFVVNIGELLEYATNGYLKATNHRVVSPRAPHDRLSIPFFFNPALDTQLPLIELPAELAVHARGVTQDPGNPIHSLYGENALKSRLRAHPDVAAIHHAELIGAAAETA
- a CDS encoding acyltransferase family protein, which gives rise to MSSADQHPPVTTSTGTIGRPRRRVPFWDNARFACIVLVVIGHGTQRLIYDSGVSYAFYLWVYAFHMPAFAIISGYFSKAGSPTRRQMARVITDILVPYVIFEGLWTLTKWLVEGRADPNLTQPSWTLWFLIALGIFRLVLPYLALLRWPLAWALAISIGVGYLTNIDSTFSLSRTLGLMFFFTLGWWLRERDVVRRLNLIENRPWWVRAVAVTLLAAWGFACWRWLDVWVAIDLRHWLFYDDSYADLAGEQWWAGGIRLGLIALAILLSASFFALLPRRQQRWTTLGQYTMYVYLLHSFVLYPFRESGVLRGLDPTWIWLPLIIVISVGIAFALSSKPVRRLFRPLIEPRPRWMFRDAELTAGGDHRNDPTGSRRSR
- a CDS encoding LLM class flavin-dependent oxidoreductase, which codes for MQFGIMSVSDITQDPTTGVTPSEAERIKATATIAKHAEEVGLDVFAIGEHHNPPFWSSSPTTFLAHVAAQTERLIVSTSTTLITTNDPVRIAEEYAMLQHVSDGRMDLMLGRGNTGPVYPWFGKDIRQGLPLAIENYALLRKLWDEDVVDWEGKFRTSLQGFTATPRPLDGVAPFVWHGSIRTPEIAEQAAYYGDGFFANNIFWPKEHYQRLIELYRQRFAHYGHGTPEQAIVGIGGQVFMAASSQDAVTQFRPYFDNAPVYGHGPSMEDFAEMTPLTVGSPQQVIDRYASMRDTFGDFQRQLFLIDHAGLPLKTVLEQLDILGGEVVPVLRRELAKNRPETVPDAPTHAARVKAVYGDGPARQARPSANRGDNLTAGSPYQDAPAPAGAAFGLSRKGA
- a CDS encoding FMN reductase produces the protein MSERRIAVISAGLSNPSSTRMLADRLAAETAKALRERDIDVKVDVIELRDLAHDITNNLLTGFAPAPLEEAINRVVSADAVIAVTPIFSTSYSGLFKSFIDVLDPDALTGKPVLIGANAGTARHSLAIDYAIRPLFTYLHAEPVSTGVFAASSDWGANADEVAPLSSRVERGARELAEAVARREPTGSTDPFDPANYLGEGRSFGHLLGGLAGE